One genomic segment of Coffea arabica cultivar ET-39 chromosome 6e, Coffea Arabica ET-39 HiFi, whole genome shotgun sequence includes these proteins:
- the LOC113695701 gene encoding uncharacterized protein: protein MAILSTSLPSFTSPSSSFSSPTKPTLCPNPSTSFFNKKVTTNCQHENMLFSHHKTASYRYSSWGRFTTEEEEDVDCCSFQEAVELFNKREYYRCHDVLESLWNKSQEPTRTLVHGILQCAVGFHHLFNQNHRGAMMELGEGLCKLRKMNFEDGPFDMFEKDISGVLDFIYQTQLELAACTEDLCITMDQSERSYQLLGGYAAGQPLYRVQSTNQLDNSNYIVFCPERNRGFNGQIRIRLPILQASEDDLMNLDTNY from the exons ATGGCAATTCTTTCAACCTCTCTACCATCATTCACTAGTCCTTCCTCCTCCTTTTCATCACCAACCAAGCCAACTCTTTGCCCTAATCCCAGTACttcatttttcaacaaaaaagtTACTACTAATTGTCAGCATGAAAATATGCTGTTTTCACATCACAAAACTGCATCTTATCGGTATTCATCTTGGGGAAGATTTACcactgaagaagaagaagatgttgATTGTTGTAGCTTTCAAGAAGCAGTTGAGCTCTTCAACAAGAGGGAATATTATAGATGCCATGACGTTCTTGAATCCCTTTGGAACAAGTCCCAAGAGCCCACCAGAACTCTTGTGCATGGCATTTTGCAATGTGCCGTAGGTTTCCATCATCTTTTTAATCAg aACCACAGGGGAGCTATGATGGAGTTGGGAGAGGGACTGTGTAAGCTGAGAAAAATGAACTTCGAGGATGGACCGTTTGATATGTTTGAGAAAGACATATCTGGAGTATTGGATTTTATCTACCAAACTCAGTTAGAGCTCGCTGCCT GTACTGAGGATTTATGCATTACAATGGATCAATCGGAAAGATCATACCAGCTTCTTGGTGGTTATGCAGCTGGTCAGCCCCTCTATCGTGTGCAAAGCACTAACCAATTAGACAACTCCAACTACATTGTTTTCTGCCCAGAGCGGAATCGTGGTTTTAATGGTCAAATTCGAATAAGACTTCCAATTCTGCAGGCATCAGAAGATGATCTTATGAACTTAGACACCAATTATTAG